GTCATCACGGGCTTCGCGGTGCTGGCACCCGGAATCTCCCGCCGGGGGCACGTCGAAACCCAGGTCCGGTTCCGCCGCCTGAGCGGGGCGGATATCGATCGCTACGCCGAGAGCAGCGAGCCGATGGGAAAGGCGGGCGCCTATGCCATTCAGGGCGGTGGCGGCAGCCTGGTGGATCGCATCGAGGGCAGTTATACGAATGTGGTGGGGCTTCCCGTGCCGGAGGTTTTGGCGGCGCTTTCCGATTGCGGCGCCCGGGAAGATCGCCACTCCGCCGCCGTGGAAAGAGAGGAATAAAAGATGCGCCTTGCTGATCGGATGGGCCGGCTGAAAACCGAATCCTCTTTCGTCGTGCTGGCCAAGGCGAACGCGCTCGAGCGCCAGGGACGGGACATCATCCACCTCGAGATCGGGGACACGGATTTCGACACACCCTCCGTCATCGTGGAAGAGGCCTACGCGCAGATGAAGAGAGGGATGACGCACTACTGCCCCTCGGCGGGCGTGCTCGAGCTTCGCGAGGCCTGCGCCGAGTTCTTCCGGCGCGACGGGCGGGGAGAGTACGCCCCCGATGAGATTGTGATCGGCACGGGGGGCAAGCCGTTCCTCTATTACACCATCATGGCGTTCGCGAATCCGGGCGATGAGGTGATCTACCCCGACCCCGGCTTCCCGGTCTATGAGTCGGTGGCGCTCTACGCCGGGGCGAAGGCTGTCCCGCTCCCCATCCTCGAGGAGAACGACTTCCGCTTCACGCCGGACGATCTGCGCGAGCGGGTCACGGACCGCACCCGGCTCCTCATCCTCAACTATCCGCACAACCCGACCGGGGGAACGCTCACGCGGACGGAGCTCGAAGCCATCGCCGAGATCGCCATCGAGAACGACATCGTCGTCCTCTCCGATGAGGTATACGCCCACATGCTCTTCGAGGGGGAGCACATCTCCATCGGCACCCTGCCGGGGATGCGCGAGCGGACGATCATGCTCGAGACCTTCTCGAAGACCTATGCGATGACGGGCTGGCGGCTGGGGTTCGTCGCCGCCCCGAAGCCGCTCGCAGAACCCCTCATCCAGCTCATCACGAACTCGGTGAGCTGCGTCCCGCCGTTCATCCAGATGGCGGGGGCCAAGGGGATCCTGGCCGATCAGGCGGAGAGCGAGGCCATGATGGCGGACTTCAAGCGAAGGCGCGATCTGTTCGTCTCCGGCCTCAACGAGATCGAGGGCATTTCCTGCAAATCGCCCGAGGGGGCCTTTTACGCCTTCCCGAACGTGAGCAGGGTCCCCATGGGCTCGCGCGAGCTGGCCGATTACCTGCTCGATGAGGTGGGGGTGGCGGCCCTGCCGGGCTCGGCCTTCGGCCGCTATGCCGAAGGGCACATGCGGATGTGCTTCGCCAACAGCACGGAAAATCTCGAGCGCGCCCTCGACCGCATCGGCGAGGCCCTCCGGAAGATCTCCTGAGCCGATGCCGAGAAAAGCCCCCAGCAAGCCGCGCCTCCGCGTTTTCCTCTCCCGGAGGTTTCCGGCGGTGGATTTCGCGGCGCTCGCCCCCCTGTGCGATCTGCGCGTCCACGCGAGCGAAGGGCCGCCCTCAAGGCAGGACTATCGGCGCGCGCTGA
The nucleotide sequence above comes from bacterium. Encoded proteins:
- a CDS encoding pyridoxal phosphate-dependent aminotransferase gives rise to the protein MRLADRMGRLKTESSFVVLAKANALERQGRDIIHLEIGDTDFDTPSVIVEEAYAQMKRGMTHYCPSAGVLELREACAEFFRRDGRGEYAPDEIVIGTGGKPFLYYTIMAFANPGDEVIYPDPGFPVYESVALYAGAKAVPLPILEENDFRFTPDDLRERVTDRTRLLILNYPHNPTGGTLTRTELEAIAEIAIENDIVVLSDEVYAHMLFEGEHISIGTLPGMRERTIMLETFSKTYAMTGWRLGFVAAPKPLAEPLIQLITNSVSCVPPFIQMAGAKGILADQAESEAMMADFKRRRDLFVSGLNEIEGISCKSPEGAFYAFPNVSRVPMGSRELADYLLDEVGVAALPGSAFGRYAEGHMRMCFANSTENLERALDRIGEALRKIS